In the genome of Vicia villosa cultivar HV-30 ecotype Madison, WI linkage group LG7, Vvil1.0, whole genome shotgun sequence, one region contains:
- the LOC131616773 gene encoding cysteine proteinase inhibitor 6-like: MRATFSSILSLFFLFFAIFTFLQSSADCSDFDHAEMAATRPGGIYDSPTSQNSLETESLARFAVDQHNAKQNSLLEFARVVKAQEQVVAGTMHHLTIEAVDAGEKKIYNAKVWVKPWLNFKELQEFKHAGDGDGPSFTSADLGVKKDGPKPGWQSVPTEDPQVQEAADHALKSIQQRSNSLVPYELHEVSDAKAEVNDDVAKFDLLLKLKRGEKQEKFKVVVHKNNEGTFQLNHLEADHS, translated from the exons ATGAGAGCAACTTTTTCTTCAATTCTTTCgttattcttcctcttcttcgcaaTCTTCACCTTTCTACAATCTTCCGCCGACTGTTCCGATTTCGATCACGCAGAAATGGCTGCTACCAGACCCGGCGGGATCTACGATTCTCCCACTTCTCAAAACTCCCTCGAAACTGAATCCCTCGCTCGATTCGCCGTCGATCAACACAACGCCAAACAG AATTCGCTGCTGGAGTTTGCGAGAGTGGTGAAAGCTCAGGAACAGGTTGTTGCTGGGACAATGCATCACCTTACTATTGAGGCTGTTGATGCGGGTGAGAAGAAGATCTATAATGCTAAAGTGTGGGTTAAGCCCTGGTTGAACTTTAAAGAACTTCAGGAGTTCAAGCATGCTGGTGATGGTGATGGACCTTCGTTTACCTCTGCTGATCTTGGCGTCAAAAAGG ATGGCCCCAAGCCGGGGTGGCAGTCTGTGCCAACAGAAGACCCTCAAGTTCAGGAAGCAGCAGATCATGCTCTTAAGTCCATCCAGCAGAGGTCCAATTCACTAGTACCTTATGAACTTCATGAGGTTTCTGATGCGAAGGCTGAG GTCAACGATGATGTTGCCAAGTTTGATTTGCTTCTCAAGCTCAAGCGAGGAGAAAAACAAGAGAAGTTCAAGGTAGTGGTGCACAAGAATAACGAAGGGACTTTCCAACTTAATCACTTGGAAGCAGATCATTCCTAG